The Anaerobacillus alkaliphilus genome has a segment encoding these proteins:
- a CDS encoding S-layer homology domain-containing protein gives MSKSKFLKLMVAGTFAMSTALAAVPSFAEELEEDELVAEEEMIFEEEEEEEEEEIIIVPTFSDVGVDYFAFGAIEYLAGLGLLEGSNGKFNPKAPIKRSEIAKIIALDKGYKAPPSYVIKARDITTKHWAYDYMAALEREKVLVGSDGLIRPNDNITRAELAVLLNRAYNYAQPPRFYSFTDVRHSHWAYHSINKLATNGITAQGGSAFNPNAQVTRAEFALFLARTLDDRFKH, from the coding sequence GTGAGTAAATCTAAATTCTTAAAACTAATGGTAGCTGGGACATTTGCGATGAGTACAGCATTAGCAGCAGTTCCTAGCTTTGCAGAAGAGCTTGAAGAAGATGAATTAGTAGCTGAAGAAGAGATGATTTTTGAAGAAGAAGAGGAAGAAGAGGAAGAGGAAATCATCATAGTACCAACCTTTAGCGATGTTGGGGTAGATTACTTTGCATTTGGGGCAATTGAATATTTAGCAGGTCTCGGATTATTAGAAGGTTCGAACGGAAAGTTTAATCCGAAGGCCCCAATTAAACGTTCTGAAATTGCCAAGATTATTGCATTAGATAAAGGTTACAAAGCACCACCAAGTTATGTAATCAAAGCTCGTGACATTACGACAAAACATTGGGCGTATGACTATATGGCAGCTCTTGAACGTGAAAAAGTATTAGTTGGCTCTGATGGACTTATTCGTCCAAATGATAATATTACCCGTGCCGAACTAGCTGTATTATTAAACAGAGCATACAATTATGCACAACCACCAAGATTTTATTCATTTACTGATGTAAGGCATAGCCACTGGGCATACCACAGTATTAATAAGTTGGCGACAAATGGAATTACTGCTCAAGGAGGTAGCGCATTTAACCCAAATGCCCAAGTAACAAGAGCTGAGTTTGCGTTATTCTTAGCACGAACATTGGATGATCGATTTAAACACTAG